GATCCTGCGGTCGGCGCTTGCACGTGCGCGTCTGGCAACCAGGTGTGGACCGGCCACATCGGCATCTTCACCGCGAAGCTGGCGAAGAACGCGAGGAACATCAGCGTCTGCATCCCCCCGACCACGGTGACACCCGCGATGCTAAAGGATTCGGAGGCAAAGGTGTGGGTCAGCAGGGTTGGGATATCTGTGGTGCCAGCATCCATATACATGGCGATCATGGCGACCAGCATCAGCACCGAACCGAGCAGCGTGTAGAGGAAGAACTTGAACGACGCATAAATGCGGTTCGCCCCGCCCCAGATGCCGATGATCAGGAACATCGGGATCAGGCCCGCCTCGAAGAACAGGTAGAACAGGATCATGTCCAGCGCACAGAACACGCCGAGCATCAGCGTTTCAAGCAGCAGGAACGCGATCATGTATTCTTTCACGCGGTGCTTCACATCCCAACAGCTGGCAATGACCAGCGGCATCAGGAACGTCGTCAGCAACACAAACGTGACCGAGATCCCGTCAACGCCCATCTTGTATTTGAGGCCCAGCAGCCAGTCGCGCTCTTCCACAAACTGGAAGCCGGTATTGGCAGCGTCAAACCCTGTGTAGATGAATATCGACAGCAGGAACGTCACGCTCGTGGCGATCAGCGCAAACCACTTGGCATTGCGTTGGGCCGCTGCGTCGTCGCCACGCAGGAACAGCGCAAGGATCAGCGCCGCGACCAGTGGGGCAAACGTGATAATGGAAAGCAGGTTGTCCATTATTCGACACCCCCGACAGTTGGGCCGCCGATGGCGAACCATGTGATAATCAGAACCACGCCAATCACCATGGCAAAGGCGTAGTGGAACATGAAACCGGACTGCGCGCGACCGGCAAGGCGCGTCAGGAACGGCACGGCACCCATAGCGACCCCGTTGATCGAGCCGTCGATGACGTTGCCATCCCCACGGGTCCACAAGAAGTTGCCGAGCCATTTCGCAGGGCGAATGAAGATGTAGTCATACAGCTCGTCGAAGTACCATTTGTTCAGCAAGAACTGGTACAGGTGCTTCTGGTTGGCCGCCAAACGACCGGGCAAGCTTGGGTTCTTGATGTAGAACAGCCAAGCGGTGCAGAAGCCCAGCAACATCGCGATAAACGGCGCGACCTTCACCCAGTTGGGGGCATGGTGGGCGTTGTCCATCGTGTGGTTGTCGGGACTCATGTAGATGGCACCTTGGCCTGGCAGCGCCGCGTCGCCAGCGCCACCGGCCACTTCTTCGCCGTGACCCTCTGCCGCTTCTTCGGTGCCAGCGGCGACAGCCGCCATGCTCAGCGTGTCGGGATCAACCAGCGCGTGTTGCTCGCCTTGGGTGATGCCGAAGAACTTCTCGACGTCGTGGTGATCGCCAAAGAACGGTTTGAAGAACACCATCCCCGAGAAAATTGCGCCGATGGCCAGAACGCCCAGCGGCACCAGCATAACTTTCGGGCTTTCATGGGCGTGCTCATGCGTGTGCTTGTCACCGCGTTCGGTGCCGTAGAACGTCATGAACATCAAACGCCATGAGTAGAACGAGGTAAACACAGCCGCGATGACCAGCAACCAGAACGCATAGCTAGAGCCACCGCCCCACGCGCTCTCGATGATCGCATCTTTGGACAGGAAGCCTGCAAAGCCGATATGGGTCAGCGGGATACCGACACCGGTGATCGCCAGCGTGCCGATCATCATCGCCCAGAATGTAAACGGAATCTTTTTACGCAGGTTGCCGTAGTTGCGCATGTCCTGCTCGTGGTGCATCGCGTGGATGACCGAGCCGGCCCCAAGGAACAACATCGCTTTGAAGAAGGCGTGGGTCAGCAGGTGGAACATGGCAACCGAGTAGACGCCGACGCCAGCGGCCACGAACATGTAGCCAAGCTGCGAACAGGTCGAATATGCGATGACGCGCTTGATGTCGTTTTGTACAAGACCCACAGTCGCGGCGAAGAACGCTGTTGATGCGCCGATGATGACGATGAAGGTCTTGGCCTCCGGCGCAAACTCGATCAGCGGCGACATGCGGCAAACAAGGAAGACACCGGCCGTCACCATGGTCGCCGCGTGGATCAGCGCGGACACAGGGGTCGGGCCTTCCATCGCGTCCGGCAACCACGTGTGCAGGAACAGCTGTGCCGATTTGCCCATCGCACCGATGAACAGCAGGAAGGCCAGCAGGTTCGCGGCGTTCCAGTCAGCCCAGAGGAAGTGCAATTGCGTTTCTGCCAGCTCAGGCGCGGCGGCGAACACATCGGAGAAGTTGATACTGTCGGTCAGGTAGAACAGCCCGAAGATGCCAAGCGCGAAGCCGAAGTCACCTACGCGGTTGACCACGAAGGCCTTGATCGCGGCGGCGTTGGCAGACGGCTTTTTGTAATAGAAGCCGATCAGAAGGTAGGATGCGACACCCACGCCTTCCCAGCCAAAGAACATCTGGACCAAGTTGTCGGAGGTCACCAGCATCAGCATCGTGAAGGTAAAGAACGACAGGTAGGCAAAGAAGCGGGCCTTGTAAGCAACGCCTTCACCGAAGTTCTCGTCATGGGCCATGTAGCCGAAGGAATACAGGTGCACGAGGCTGGAAACCGTTGTCACCACGATCAGCATGATCGTTGTCAACCGGTCCACGCGAATGGCCCAGGATGTGTCCAACGTGCCGGACTGGATCCAGCGCATGATTTCGATGGTTTCCGTCGTCCCGTCAAAGGTGAGGAAGACAATCCAGCTCAGCAGCGCGGACAGGAACAACAGTCCGGTAGCAATCACGCAGCCCGCCTGCTCGCCGATGAACTTCCAGCCAAAGCCGCAGATCAATGCGCCGATCAAAGGACCAAAGAGGATGATGGTTTCCATAGTGACTTAGCCCTTCATCACGTTGACGTCTTCCACGGCGATGGTGCCGCGGGTTCGGAAGAAGCAGACCAGAATGGCCAGCCCGATCGCCGCCTCAGCCGCCGCGACCGTCAGCACGAACAAGGTAAATACCTGCCCCGCGAGGTCGCCAAGATAGCTGGAAAAAGCCACGAAGTTGATATTCACCGCGAGCAACATCAGCTCGATCGACATCAAAATGATGATGACGTTCTTGCGGTTCACGAAGATGCCGAAGATGCCAATGACGAACAGCGCCGCCGCTACGGTGAGATAGTGTTCAAGTCCGATCATTTGGCGGCTTCCTTCGAGATGGTCTCAGATTTCTGTCCGAAAAGGTGCATCACAACCCCTGCCCCGGTTTCACGTCTTTCAGCTCCATCTGCTTCGCAGGGTCGCGGTAGATTTGGCTGAGCACGTTCTGGCGTTTGATGTCAGGGCGGTGGCGCAGGGTCAGCACGATGGCGCCGATCATGGCGACCAGCAGGATCAGGCCCGCCGCTTGGAACAGATATATGTACTTGGTGTAGATCAGCTGGCCCAAGGCCGCGGTGTTCTGGGTCTCTTCCAGCGCAGGGGTCACGGCGTCGCGCAGTGATGCCGCGTTTTCAGCGCCTGTCCAAGTGCCGAAGACCAGCGCCAGTTCCATCAACAAAATAACGCCGATCAGCCCTGCCAGCGGCACAAACTTGGCCAACTCGCCGCGCAACTCCGCGAAGTCGACATCCAGCATCATCACCACAAACAGGAACAACACAGCCACCGCGCCGACATAGACGATGATCATCAGCATGGCGACGAATTCGGCACCCAGCAGCACGAACAGCCCTGCCGAGGACAGAAACGCGAGGATCAGCCACAGCACCGAGTGCACGGGGTTGCGAGAGACCACGACAAACAGCCCCGCGGTCACAACCGTGATGGCAAAAAGGTAGAATGCAAAATCAGCGAAGCCCATCAGCTTTTTCCTTCTCCGTCCAGCACCTCGGTCGCAAGCTCCATCGCTTTCGACATGGCTGGAACACCGCCGAACATCGCGGCTTGGGCGATGGTTTCGGCAATCTCTTGTTTCGTTGCACCCGCCTCGACAAGGTGGCGCACGGTGATCCTGATTTGGGATTCTGCCTGAGCGCCCTGAATCGTCAGACCCGACAGGGTCAGCAACAGGCGCGTCTTGGCATCCAGTCCTTCCGGGCTCAACCCCTTACCCATGAATTGTTCCATCATCTCGGCAGACATGGTGGGCATCATGTTCTCGAAGCCTTTGGGGGTAAACGCCTCCAATGCAGGGTTCATGGTCTTCGCCATATCCTGGCCCATTTTCATCATGGCCTCGAAGGGGTTATTGGGGTCAGACATTAGCTTCTCCATCTTCGGGGTACATAGTAATTTCGAACGTGCCATCACCGGTTATTTCGATCCATTCGCCGGGATTGCGATCCTTGGCAGCTGCGACCGAGCTTTGAACCTTGGACGTGATCTCCAGAAACTCGGAGCGCGTCGCAAGCTCGCCTGTCATGGTGCCATAAAACGGGCTGGAATCGTCCGTGATCACGGCGAGCGCTTTCGCCGCCAGATCAACCACGCCATCGGTATCGCGCAACTCTTTGGCAAGCGGCGTGACGGCGCGCATCAGCTTTTCGTCAAGAACGGACGGCATCTCGCCATGGCTGACGGCGACCGCATCCGCTGCGACAACAGCCGTGATCACCTGTCCTTCATACATGTCCCGTGTGACACCTTCCGAGACGATCACGCCGTTGCTCTCCGACAGGACAGCATCAAGCGTGCCGATGGCAAACTCGGCGCCCATGTCTTCGATCATGTCGACCAAGTCATCCAGAATGCTGGGGTCAA
Above is a window of Litoreibacter janthinus DNA encoding:
- a CDS encoding carboxymuconolactone decarboxylase family protein; translated protein: MSDPNNPFEAMMKMGQDMAKTMNPALEAFTPKGFENMMPTMSAEMMEQFMGKGLSPEGLDAKTRLLLTLSGLTIQGAQAESQIRITVRHLVEAGATKQEIAETIAQAAMFGGVPAMSKAMELATEVLDGEGKS
- the nuoK gene encoding NADH-quinone oxidoreductase subunit NuoK encodes the protein MIGLEHYLTVAAALFVIGIFGIFVNRKNVIIILMSIELMLLAVNINFVAFSSYLGDLAGQVFTLFVLTVAAAEAAIGLAILVCFFRTRGTIAVEDVNVMKG
- the nuoL gene encoding NADH-quinone oxidoreductase subunit L; translation: METIILFGPLIGALICGFGWKFIGEQAGCVIATGLLFLSALLSWIVFLTFDGTTETIEIMRWIQSGTLDTSWAIRVDRLTTIMLIVVTTVSSLVHLYSFGYMAHDENFGEGVAYKARFFAYLSFFTFTMLMLVTSDNLVQMFFGWEGVGVASYLLIGFYYKKPSANAAAIKAFVVNRVGDFGFALGIFGLFYLTDSINFSDVFAAAPELAETQLHFLWADWNAANLLAFLLFIGAMGKSAQLFLHTWLPDAMEGPTPVSALIHAATMVTAGVFLVCRMSPLIEFAPEAKTFIVIIGASTAFFAATVGLVQNDIKRVIAYSTCSQLGYMFVAAGVGVYSVAMFHLLTHAFFKAMLFLGAGSVIHAMHHEQDMRNYGNLRKKIPFTFWAMMIGTLAITGVGIPLTHIGFAGFLSKDAIIESAWGGGSSYAFWLLVIAAVFTSFYSWRLMFMTFYGTERGDKHTHEHAHESPKVMLVPLGVLAIGAIFSGMVFFKPFFGDHHDVEKFFGITQGEQHALVDPDTLSMAAVAAGTEEAAEGHGEEVAGGAGDAALPGQGAIYMSPDNHTMDNAHHAPNWVKVAPFIAMLLGFCTAWLFYIKNPSLPGRLAANQKHLYQFLLNKWYFDELYDYIFIRPAKWLGNFLWTRGDGNVIDGSINGVAMGAVPFLTRLAGRAQSGFMFHYAFAMVIGVVLIITWFAIGGPTVGGVE
- a CDS encoding NADH-quinone oxidoreductase subunit J; protein product: MGFADFAFYLFAITVVTAGLFVVVSRNPVHSVLWLILAFLSSAGLFVLLGAEFVAMLMIIVYVGAVAVLFLFVVMMLDVDFAELRGELAKFVPLAGLIGVILLMELALVFGTWTGAENAASLRDAVTPALEETQNTAALGQLIYTKYIYLFQAAGLILLVAMIGAIVLTLRHRPDIKRQNVLSQIYRDPAKQMELKDVKPGQGL